Proteins from one Neodiprion fabricii isolate iyNeoFabr1 chromosome 5, iyNeoFabr1.1, whole genome shotgun sequence genomic window:
- the LOC124182610 gene encoding patched domain-containing protein 3 has translation MSCGLTCVDDFLNRAFYRVGLVVGRHPGYFVIIPVLLAGICITGYQQIRYEIDPEYLFSPINGPGKSERVIVESFFKVNYTSRFSVGRITRPGRFGHVIVVPKDGDDNMLRAVIWKELLLLDGIIRNATLEYEGETYSYENICARWLDQCFMNDILNLHHVIDDVESRELNLTFPVMFNPVTWDAHAFPVYFGGSIINDDSTIETVPSIQLAYFVTADTKRQDAIGALWEEAFLNIIGKAEDDGIFKHISTARFASRTLELELEANTRTVVPYFSSTFAIMAIFSVVTCMMADWVRSKPWLGLLGNVSAAMATVSAFGLCMYLGIEFIGINLAAPFLMIGIGIDDTFVVLAAWRRSNILAPVPERMAVTLSEAAVSITITSLTDMISFFIGIMSPFPSVQIFCIYSGFAVIFTFFFHLTFFSGCVAISGYCEQKNLHSVVCCKVQPVSKSTHRSWLYRILCTGGVDPADPDNPLDNPEHGCMVWFRDYLAVVLNNRFVKALVIVIFTLYLCGALYGLTTLEEGLDRRKLSKEDSYSVAFYDKEDFYFREFPYRIQVIVSGQENYSDPVVQQQFENLTRALEASSYISSPIYTESWIRSFLSYVTRNQDYLNVTIDTEASFIKALKDIWLFPANPFSLDVKFDETGQKILASRFLIQAVNISGTNEEKAMVKELRRICNESPLNASVFHPYFVFFDQFELVRPTSIQCMVYGALIMMLISFIFIPNALCCLWVAFCIVSIELGVGGYMALWGVNLDSISMINLIMCIGFSVDFTAHICYAYMSSKKKHPDDRVKECLYSLGLPIVQGAASTILGLGALLLANTYIFLVFFKMVFLVIFIGAMHGLFLLPVLLSIFGPGSCSSHEPESKEAALDPEGKPHRVFVIPHPSLLYPPGPKKPGQGGSPVTSLTALEDRDPGLGTSEDSNSTESGSSQSRRRQQQQQQTEAPDADVQRRYLGWRRSVGVPNGLTNLQPAPATPAPPPDYPGATLDRPLRVSLGENLYFGRSNPGPDFPSRREYRRSRSHSHHNLQYPPTRYQPDPRYP, from the exons ATGTCTTGTGGCCTGACTTGCGTCGACGACTTTCTGAACAGGGCGTTTTACCGCGTTGGTTTGGTCGTCGGACGGCATCCCGGCTATTTCGTTATAATCCCTGTGCTTCTGGCTGGCATATGCATAACCGGATACCAGCAGATTCGTTACGAAATCGACCCCGAGTATCTTTTCTCGCCGATCAATGGACCCGGAAAATCTGAGCGCGTTATCGTCGAGAGCTTCTTTAAGGTGAACTACACTAGCCGATTCAGCGTTGGCCGTATCACCCGTCCAG GGCGATTCGGACATGTGATTGTGGTGCCTAAGGATGGGGATGACAACATGCTTCGGGCCGTTATATGGAAGGAACTCCTCCTGCTCGACGGAATAATCAGGAACGCGACCCTGGAATACGAGGGGGAAACATACTCGTACGAAAACATATGCGCAAGATGGTTGGATCAGTGTTTTATGAACGACATTTTGAACCTCCATCACGTTATCGA CGACGTGGAGAGCCGAGAGTTGAACCTGACGTTTCCGGTAATGTTCAATCCGGTTACGTGGGACGCCCACGCGTTCCCTGTCTACTTTGGCGGTAGCATCATCAACGACGACTCGACCATCGAGACCGTTCCTTCGATCCAACTGGCGTACTTCGTTACCGCTGACACCAAGCGCCAAGACGCCAT CGGCGCCCTTTGGGAAGAAGCGTTCCTCAATATTATCGGCAAGGCCGAAGACGACGGGATCTTCAAGCACATCAGCACAGCCAGGTTCGCTTCGCGAACCCTGGAACTGGAGCTGGAAGCGAACACGCGAACGGTGGTACCGTACTTCTCCAGCACCTTCGCGATTATGGCCATCTTCTCCGTGGTGACGTGCATGATGGCGGACTGGGTACGGAGCAAACCTTGGCTCGGACTGTTGGGCAACGTGTCTGCAGCAATGGCAACCGTCTCGGCATTCGGTCTCTGCATGTACCTTGGAATCGAGTTTATCGGGATCAACCTCGCCGCGCCTTTCCTCATGATCG gtatCGGTATCGATGACACTTTTGTGGTGCTGGCTGCTTGGAGAAGATCCAACATCCTGGCACCGGTTCCGGAGCGGATGGCGGTCACCCTGAGCGAGGCAGCCGTTTCCATAACGATAACTTCGCTCACTGACATGATATCCTTTTTTATCGGTATCATGTCCCCGTTTCCCTCTGTCCAAATCTTCTGCATCTATTCAG gTTTCGCGGTGATATTCACCTTCTTCTTCCACTTGACCTTCTTCAGCGGATGTGTAGCCATCAGCGGTTACTGCGAGCAGAAGAATCTTCACAGTGTCGTCTGCTGCAAGGTGCAGCCCGTTTCAAAGTCGA CTCACCGTTCTTGGTTATACCGGATATTGTGTACTGGGGGAGTGGACCCTGCTGACCCCGACAACCCCTTAGACAATCCGGAACATGGATGTATGGTTTGGTTCCGCGATTACCTCGCTGTAGTCTTGAACAACCGTTTTGTCAAAGCTCTCGTCATCGTTATCTTCACACTCTACTTGTGTGGAGCACTTTACGGCCTCACAACTCTCGAAGAAGGCCTGGACAGACGCAAGCTCTCTAAGGAGGATTCATATTCTGTCGCATTCTACGATAAAGAGGACTTTTACTTTCGGGAATTTCCGTACAGGATTCAG GTAATCGTAAGTGGCCAGGAGAACTACAGCGACCCTGTCGTCCAGCAGCAGTTTGAGAACCTGACTAGAGCTCTGGAGGCCTCCTCTTATATCAGTAGCCCAATTTATACGGAAAGTTGGATTCGAAGTTTCCTGAGCTACGTGACCCGTAACCAGGACTACCTTAACGTGACCATTGACACAGAGGCTAGTTTCATAAAGGCATTAAAGGACATATGGCTCTTCCCAGCAAATCCGTTTTCACTTGACGTAAAATTCGACGAAACGGGACAGAAGATTCTGGCCAGCAGATTCCTGATCCAAGCTGTGAACATAAGCGGCACAAACGAGGAAAAGGCGATGGTCAAGGAGCTCCGACGTATCTGCAATGAGTCTCCCCTCAACGCGAGTGTCTTCCATCCTTACTTCGTGTTCTTCGATCAGTTTGAACTCGTTCGACCTACGAGTATTCAGTGCATGGTATACGGAGCGCTGATAATGATGCTGATCTCGTTCATCTTCATACCTAACGCTTTGTGCTGTTTGTGGGTGGCCTTTTGCATCGTGTCCATAGAGCTAGGGGTTGGCGGTTACATGGCATTGTGGGGTGTGAACCTGGACAGTATATCGATGATAAACTTGATAATGTGCATCGGATTTAGCGTCGACTTCACGGCCCACATATGCTACGCGTACATGAGCTCGAAGAAGAAGCATCCGGACGACCGTGTCAAAGAGTGTCTCTATAGCCTGGGCCTACCAATAGTCCAGGGTGCCGCGTCGACGATCCTGGGTCTGGGGGCTCTCCTCCTCGCCAACACCTATATCTTCCTGGTCTTCTTCAAAATGGTCTTCCTGGTGATATTCATTGGTGCTATGCACGGTCTTTTCCTCCTGCCAGTTCTCCTCTCCATATTCGGACCTGGATCTTGTTCCTCCCACGAGCCAGAAAGCAAAGAGGCCGCCCTGGACCCTGAGGGAAAGCCCCATCGCGTCTTCGTCATTCCCCATCCGTCTCTCCTTTACCCGCCGGGACCCAAAAAACCAGGCCAAGGCGGGAGTCCAGTGACGAGTCTCACAGCTTTGGAAGACCGAGATCCTGGCCTGGGAACCAGCGAGGACAGTAATTCCACCGAGAGCGGTTCGTCCCAAAGCCGAAGGCgccaacagcagcagcagcagacgGAGGCACCTGACGCCGACGTCCAGCGTCGGTACCTCGGATGGCGACGGTCCGTCGGCGTGCCGAACGGTCTGACGAACCTTCAGCCGGCTCCAGCGACTCCGGCTCCGCCACCCGATTACCCCGGAGCCACGCTGGATCGCCCTCTCAGAGTCAGCCTCGGCGAAAATCTTTACTTCGGACGTTCGAATCCTGGACCAGACTTCCCGTCGCGCCGGGAATACAGACGTAGCAGGTCCCACTCTCACCATAACCTCCAATATCCACCGACCAGGTATCAGCCGGATCCTCGCTACCCTTGA